The following nucleotide sequence is from Mangifera indica cultivar Alphonso chromosome 17, CATAS_Mindica_2.1, whole genome shotgun sequence.
ACCTCTGTTCTTTCCTCTGAAAAACTGATCGACCCAGATTTGACATCATCTTTgcctaaaaaattgaagagcTTCGTCCAGGCAAAGACGAAATTAGATCTAGGCCGATCGACCTTCTACAGGAGAGAAAAAAGGCCATTAGAGCATAGTTGTGCATTGAAAAAGCTTTGTCATCAGTAATAACACTGAATTTGACGtcaaagattgaaaactaaatcctatgagagaaatgctatttttcaaaacttggtttagagagaaatagttagtttttaatggtgaggggagaaaaaaataaaattttaaggagttaaggttttgttaaatttaactgcttaTAGttgggtatttaaaatttttaaaattaaaagggagaaacttgagattgcCGCATAGCTTGGGTGGGAAGCAGTCCTTTGGCCCTccttttttattacattaattctggtaataatagtaataaaatataaaaattgaaaaaatttcaacatcCAATTTTAAATGCGCCGGCTTCCCCCTGCTACAAAGATTCGTATTTTCTAACCGACGCTACTCATTACACAATCATATACGTATACATCAATATAGAGTACTTTGGTAagcattttaatattatgatattaaaatacaatttgataaagaaaaaaattaaattttttttttaattaatcaatgtTGATGTGAGATGATATACCACCTAACCACTTAATTAACATTATACGAAAAGTACCTTAGAATTGTATGTAAGTTGAATGTATGCGTGTAATAAAACCGAAGTAATATAAcgataatataagaaaattttttaatgtttcgGTTGTATTGAAATAGCCAAGAGTAGTATTACAACTCTGTTTGAAGATGATATCGAAAAAAAATGAGGAagacatgaaaaaaatttaaaaagtaatatttcaaaatttaatttaaaaaaatatattaattttttaaatttaaaaaataaataatattaactaatttaacaattaatagatattaatctGAGAACCTATCAAACTTTTGGAGGAATAAGTGCTTTggccataattcaattattatcattttttattttccgaCAGACCGTCTcagaattaaagaaaacaataaacgAGCGAGCATGTAGGCATATACCACAATTCGTACATCATAGATTTAGTACagtattatatatgaatatactGCTCCTTTTCGCTGTGGTGTCTTTCATACTTTGCCTCTGTTAAATCCCCCTATATACAGACATAATTACTGTAGAAGTTTAAGACAAATTCGCTTCAGATTTATACCATAATTAAACAAGGAAATACTATGTGTAGTTATAATTagtaatgtattatcatatgattaaatattattttattattaattttaaatcactaaatcacgtgatgatatatcattattggtACTAAATttgatacttattataaatacacatagttttattaagaAAGCAAATACGAAGCATTTCCTTGTATGAATATGATCCATAAGGCAAAGGGAAATGACCTTTAATGGCATTTATGGCTTTACTGGGGACTTCCAGTATCTATAAGGCCTTTTCTTGAGAGATTTATCACCGAATCTGCTATAACTCTGGCACTGGACTTCATATAGCCACCTGAAATGAAACATTGAAACACCGAGTTCTAACCACAACCACAGATGATTTCTAGAAAAATTTATCAGAAACATCTTATAGATCATTCTGAGCTGTGGAAGGAAGTTGTATGCAATAATTTCAAAGGTAAAAGCCCTAACTATCCAATAGAACAAACATAGCCAGTTTGCAGCGTTCTTGTCTATCCATTTACTATGAGCAGGTAAAATTTCACAGTGAAATTCTCAGAATTTTAATGATCCAGTGCGAAATTATCACCAATTCCATTGTGAGTCTCAGTGCAAAATGATCCGAAGGCCTAACACTAGGTTGATCAAATTGACATGCCACAAGGCACAATAACATGGGAATTACGAGTTGATTTTTCAGCTGAAAAAAGCCAGTTCCTCAACACTGGCTAAGAATGCAAGCAAAAATTCACATATTCATATATAGAATTAACACGAGCGAACAGagaaacatataatttatcaaatatccaaGTTTAAAATCAGATGACCTGATGTGAGCATGACAATAGGAATGTTTCTCGAGCGAGCAAATCTGAAAACCTTCTCATCTCTAGCAGCGATCCCCTCAGGACTAATCTGCAGCAGCATAAGCAAAACttgtaattaattatcatattggCGGGAACTCACACAGAATGTAGGTAACTGACATCACAGAGAACACCTTGGTTCATTCTTTGCGGCAATTATAACCATTGTTTAATTAGCATTAGATtggaaaaagaataatatcTTGGAAATGTACGTTCAACACCACTCTATGATGAACTGTCAAATGATACACCTCTGAGTCTCATACTGAGCCCACACTTTGAGCTCAATAAATTTGCTTCATATAGTTTCAGTATCCAACAACCAAATTTACCTTTATCTCGCCCAGTGGATCCCCATCCAAGACATCAGTACCAGCATTGTAAACCACTAACTCAGGATCAAACATACGTCCAgcaacctaaaataaataaatcaataatgtCAATGCACAGAACTCCAGaagagattttcttttttccaagtCTTTCTTGCAGTATTAACACTATAATCAGTTACAACTTAAATATTCTCTTTGTCCAGAAACAAAATGCTATTTTTCTTGCCATTTAACTGTGAACTTGAACAAACGCAGAACTATTTGTAAAGAAGACCAAAGAGATGcaaacaaaatcacaaaattttaagCCTTGGAggtacccaaaaaaaaaagaaagaaagaaaggcaaGACACATGCCAGTCAAAACTGTGAACACCAAGTGGTTACATTCCAAACAGCATATTTGACCAATGCATGAATGTCAAAGCCATGCGTACATATAACGCAATATTATTGGAGGGAAAGAGAAAGACAGCATTACACTGGTCTGTAAAAAGCCCCTAAAGGAGACACAACCAAAAGCTTATTTTCGTCAAAATTGACAGAATCTGGGAGAAAATGTTGAAAGCAAAAGCCATTTATACCTCAAGTGCATCGTCTAATTTCTTTAGGTACTCATCTGTCGTTGTCCCAGTCTGCTCAAATTTAGGAAAACAAACAATTATTAGAGGAGAACAaaacagatatgattcactttCAAAATTAGATCGCAGGGCTTACCACTACTTCAACCTTCTGATCTATGCGCTTCCTCGCCCCATGATCCTAATAGTGAAATTACAAGAACCAGAGGAAAAGAAGAGCGATAAGAATCTTTActtaaaagaaacaattaatgCCATACTCTTGTATGACATTAAAACATGGATAAAAAGCAGCAAATAAGTTGTGAGAAAGATAAATGAAGGATTAAATCCCAATAATCTGCAGGACGTAAAAAATAGCAACTGGATGCAAAGAATCAGTAGTTTTATATTAGGAGCATGCAACTTACAAATGGATATATTCCCGGGTTGTACATGTCCAGAATATAAACTCGCCCTATTAGAACAAATGTCATCTTTGAGATTCcaaagaaagtaaaataaaagcACCACCAGGAAAAATAAGTGACCTACTGTCATCAGAAAAGTCCTTTTCGTGACCATTTCCTTGATGAACATCAAGATCAATTATCATGACCCTGCATTTGAGGGTAATTGTCAACTGAGATCTAAGTTCCCAAGTTCAAATTGCAACAGTGCATTTATGTCATCTGAGCTGAAAGTATTAATACCTTGATATATTTAACTTAACGAAGGCATAATGTATGCAAAGAGAAATGTCTGCATAAGCACAAAATCCACCTCCTTTATTAGCAGAACTGTGATGGAACCCTCCTCCAATATTGATAGCCCATCCCCGCTCTCTTGCAAGCTTGCCTGCCAATATGGTCCCACCCACCTGCAGTTAATCTTACAATCAGCATAGTCTAATTCAAAAAAGAAACCGAGAATAAATTTCAGGACAGATGATGGTTCACCTGCTTGCGGAATGGATTAAGAACCTTCATCTGCAGAAGACAATTGGGAAGTAGTGCAACAGGAGGGACCTATACAAGGGTAGCACGTTACATTAGTAAAATATCTTGTTCACAAGATATGAAACTGTTTAATCCCACGctaaactatttaattaagCCCGAAGCACCATGTACATTATGATTGTGAGCATGATTGCTCAATTAGATAAAACAATTATAACTATAGTCCTATTGAATGGCATGACCACTCACCTCGTTCTTAGCATTTCATGAATTTATATCGAATTGTGCACCCACATATCTACTTGCttaataagattaatataaaCCATAATcttaaagaaaacaataatgaaGTAAAGATTAGCTGCAAATCTAGCCATTATGCATTACCTCTAATATCATGGCAACATGTAGACTGCTCTTTAGACTATCCAGATATGATTCTGTGTGCACCTGATTGCATATAAACaataagttttaaatatattttcataaagtttttttggtaagtaagcACTTAATTGTTCTGTAGTCATTTGTCCATCTCGTGCAAATTGCAATACCATAACTTAGTTCGATAGGATGTAAAAGTGTCTGTTGGTTCAGAATAAAACATTATCACCATATTTGAAGAATTGAGTAGGTTCTCTCTCAGAAAAGTTATTTCAAGCATTAAAAGATGCCAAGTGTATCAAGATAATGAATTCACAAGAAGAATTCAAAAACTCCCTTCTtattaatctctttttcctttaaaaaaagaaaaaaaagcaacGTCTGATGAAGGGGAGCTGCATCTCTAAATTATACAAtagttaaaactaaaaataacaGCTGTAGTAAGCCCTTGCTACAGAAGACCAAGTTAAGCACGGCATTTTTTACCAGCATTACCCTTCACAATATgctgttaagaaaattttcctttgaaattATCACCACCACTGACTAAAACAGCAATCGAGCCAAGTATTTTTAGGTTTGAGCTTGGCTCaattggatttatgaaagacttGAGCTTGGGAGTTGCTGACTCGAGCTCTACTCAAAAAACTACAATTAAACCAcataacttttatatttcataattatcCCCTAATTCAAAGTCCAATTTTGGgttgtatgtataaattttaaaagttgaggGGACCGAACAAAATTTGGTATGCTAAGATATAAAAGTTTAATGGGGTTAAATGCTAGATTTTAAGAGTGTAAGTAtaagattttaaactttttaggatttattaatattgtatttgaACTGAGTCGTGAACTCACGAGCTTGCCAAATTGAGAAACAACAAGCTTGAGTAAATACTCGAACCGCTCCAGCTccattcaaaaataattaagtcAAGTTTAGCTTGACACAAAAGTAGAAATACACTATGGCAAAAATTATGGATCGACAGACTCCCACAGTTAATAATCTGTTGCAAGTCAATGTTGCCATCTGAACCACTTGAAATCAAGGCTCAATGTTAACTTACTTAGGTAAATACTTCCATATCAACTTTATAGTCGTGTTTCACTGCATGTCTTAATAGAACAAAACAGAAAGGAAAGCAAGAATTCATCAATGCTATAGAAATTACCACAAGGAGATCCTCTTTTGAAGCTTTAATTGGCTCAACAATCCGAGTTTTGTCCAAAACACCACTCAAATTGAGGAAGCGGCATATGCTACCCCATTTGGAAGAATCAAATGGGTGCCTTCATTAATTGCATGTACAAGTCAAGAAAACAGTCAATTATCAACTCAAAGTCGGTCCACAACCCAccaaatttaatagaattatatattttacattatcCATGATTGGCAAAAAGTCCTGTTATGAACAGTCCAAATGGTTTGACATTGAGCAATAATGAAGCGAATTTCATCTTGGGCTAGAATACGGTCAAAACAAATAAGTCCAAAGCTAAAATCTGGGAATGACTTAAATGGCCTACAATTAGCCATTAGGCAGCTGTCACGCCTAGACACCATTCGAACCGAACAACGTACTGCTGCCTATGTATAAAGCTAgttaaccaaattaatttatactcttctgtaattcaaattgattataCTCTTTTCACATTTCTTTCTCTAATCCGCTCTAacaatctaataataataatacaaaaacaaaatcacaaaaactgaaagaaaaataagtcaGAGCTTCTTACAGCTTCTCCAATCCAAGAAACGAAATATTGTAGGCGGGCGAGTAAATTATTGGGACCTATTCGTTGAAAGttgaaacattaaaaatttatcagtCCAAACCGAAATTTAACAGCACATATAAGTTCATAAATAGAAAAACGTCAGTGTTAGGTTACCTTGGAGGGAGGAACATCGAAGTAGAGCTTGCTGGAGAGAATTCGGTTTCGCCGGAGACTTTCAGCATCAGTTGCAGTTGAGGTTAAAGAAGACGATGCCATTGTAGGATTATGCAAGTAGCGATAAAGAGAATGAGATACCTTGACGGTGGCGAATGCCAGtagaatataaaaaatgggtTTACTGAGTTTCTGAGTTAACTCGACGACGACCGGTATGAATTGCTGCTTCTTCATGGGGAATTGTCTAAGTAAGAGCCATGACATTCGTGGAACGTATATATAAGTGCAATTAAAAAGGTGGCGCAGTGGAACGTGGGTTGAGATTCGTTGATCTTACGGCTGTTGGGACTGCCACTTGGCGCCTTCACTGGAGTTGTTTAAAAGCGCTGCTAAGTAGCGTGGGAATCCTCCAATCGActgacaaataaaataaaggcgTGATATCTTTGTCGGTTAATAGTTTTGCGGTTAACAACAATGCACCCCATATAGCTTCATAAATATCGCTTTGCCACCCTAACTATAGAAAATACCAATAACATCCATAGTTTAtggtaattatttaaaataactattcttataatttatgaaattagtcAATAAGTTAAAGAATTAAACTAATAAAGCCAACATATTATAGATTATCAAAAATACCCTcgtatataaatcaaatttttagtctATTGtctatcattttagaaaattcaTCCCattttttgacacaattttttatcaacaaatttatttgaaaacttatcTCATTCACCTTTTAAATCGTAGAAAATGTGTTTCTCATTTATCCTCTTTATCTTTAGATTTATTCTTCTTTGTCATCTCTCTTCAAAGCTATTATCCTTTTTTATTGTGCTTGTTAGGTTCGTTTTCTAATATTCAAATCTCAATTCTtcattaaaacaagaaaaaaagttaGTTGTGATTCTTTATTTGATTCATTATACATATTTGTGATAAAAATATCATGTTAATGCACTTAATTTTGGGTTTATAGTtgaatgtttgttttttttgtttacgAAAGAaagttatagattttataattgttttttgtaAATAGTAATACTATGTGTCGTACTTTTGTGTATacaaatagttatatatttgatatatcatcatataataaaatattattttatcattaatttaaaatcatttaattatatgatgacacattatatatatgtatgtatatatagatacacatatacacacatttgtgtacttaaaaatagatatatatagttttaatgCTTGGTGAATTAAGTTAcgaatttgtttaaaattctttAGAGTTTAAATTGTATAATGGTAGTCGAACTGCATATCGTATCATatgtcaaaaatcaaaattttcttatcatgCACtgaatattatattgtatcgtataatagaacttttaaataataaaaattataattgacacatcatcattttaaaaaatatcacaaacacccttaaaaatttaaaatttttcatatatacttttattatattatcatttaaaaaaaagtgtattaatttgtatcgataaagtatatcattttatacaatacatctaatatattatattaattagatatatcttataatatatatcattttctttctgtatcgtatcgtataactatttgtatttgtatttgtatttgcaTTAGTTTGAGTGGATTTATACGGGGTACTGGGTAAGGTTGCAGTAACCAAAATCCAGTGTTCATAGGCCCATAATAAGTTTCTTTATGGGCCTAAGAACACTGGATTTGGGTAACCGTGGGGTAACGGTATCCGTTACTGTAGTAAAGTAGGGACCGTGAATAGTAATATCAAGAAAGTAATCATCTGGACCACGTCTTTGAAGAGCAGGGAGCATGATAATGATGAGTAAATTGAATGATAAAATGACGCGATTATTAACCAACagatatttttagtaataatttCCAATGCCTTATGATGTTTTGTATCAAATAAGGTTCCTGTAATGGTTATATTTCAGCTTCAATAATGGtggaattgaaattaaaatggaTAGACAAAACATAATGGTTAGGCAAACTAGATTTTTCCAGCATTAATGACAGAATTTCATAAACATATcgtggaaaaataaaaatctatcgTTGACTCGTTCCTATTAAGggaatgataaatattttttatctcttaactgtaaagaaaaatctcatttttatattttataaacacaatataaatatattaaacaataaaataaattaaaagtgaaatgaaCCCACAATTTTAAATGtcatgtataatatatattaactatcttaatatatatgataaaaatataaaaaatataaaattataaaaatatattaatattttaaataaatataataatataaaagaacgAGGGCGGGATGAGGATCAAATCAAAAAAAGACAAGAGTAGGGAAAGAGCAAGCCTAAAAAAGGATACATGtgtctcatttttattttcttcttcatttttattgaattttttttttgttagttataaaaaaatagaaaacttaaatttaaattatcatttaaaaaatatatatataagaaataaaaatatttataagtaatttataatattttggaaCTTAGTAAATTATCAAAAGTATCATCATGTTTTTAAATCATTGCATGACTATGGCTAGTAATTTCTTGTAcgtaagttttaattaattgattgattgagaTATTCAATATTGAGATTCTTCCTGTGTACAATGTGCCTTTTTGACTCGTACGTCAGTTCGTCCCAATTGGCACGATGTTGGCAGTGGTAATCATgtaataaactattaaaaaaaaaaaaattgatgtatTATCACGcttttctttcttcaacttttaaaataatattttcacattaactgacttttaaaattaaatattaatatgataaatttaattatttttatattattataataattttaaaatgattaagagtattgttatatataattttataataattaataatatattattatataattaaataattaaaaataatattatgtatataaataattgactcaaatttataccTCTATTTCGGTGGATGATTGGCTCTTACCATCCATCCATTCTTCCCGACTCTTTTAATACGTTCGTCTTTTACCATTCATCCTGAGATAAATCATTCATTTGGAAAACAAACAAATCCTGCCAATAAATAGTCTTCATGGCGAAAATGAAGGATTGGATTGGACTGCACTCAATATAATGGTTACATCGTACACGCAAATTCTTCTCTTAGGTTACTCCGAAACCTTGCCtttattttttggccaaagcactatttcccacccaaggtatgctttttttccaaatccccccccccccccccttaactttgaaaagtccaTTTACCTACCAatgggctgttaaaattaactgagtcggttagtcatatcatttcccccccccccccaaactctaaaaactaacaatttctcccaactcaagttttcaaaaactgtattttccccctagggtttctaaaccttcagatccaatttttccAGTGACGGCCGACGATCTTTAAGCACCCACTCTCCCTCTCTGACGACCCCTCCTTCCAGTCGTACATCTTCCAACGTTGTATGACATCGTCGTCGATGAAGATGACGCCTAGGAGGGAAAGACGTCGCACGGTCAGAAAGAGG
It contains:
- the LOC123200314 gene encoding histone deacetylase 2-like; the encoded protein is MSWLLLRQFPMKKQQFIPVVVELTQKLSKPIFYILLAFATVKVSHSLYRYLHNPTMASSSLTSTATDAESLRRNRILSSKLYFDVPPSKVPIIYSPAYNISFLGLEKLHPFDSSKWGSICRFLNLSGVLDKTRIVEPIKASKEDLLVVHTESYLDSLKSSLHVAMILEVPPVALLPNCLLQMKVLNPFRKQVGGTILAGKLARERGWAINIGGGFHHSSANKGGGFCAYADISLCIHYAFVKLNISRVMIIDLDVHQGNGHEKDFSDDRRVYILDMYNPGIYPFDHGARKRIDQKVEVVTGTTTDEYLKKLDDALEVAGRMFDPELVVYNAGTDVLDGDPLGEIKISPEGIAARDEKVFRFARSRNIPIVMLTSGGYMKSSARVIADSVINLSRKGLIDTGSPQ